The Desulfomonilia bacterium genome includes a region encoding these proteins:
- a CDS encoding class I SAM-dependent methyltransferase has translation MKNFPRLNDRDYPRLKKLLKEAAFVEESILSRIGVPDFPSLKGTDMPVLLKNTDSGSALDTLIRLFLIDAPCTEDTVRNTFGAIDIEVLCDAGILSMTDGGMIEAGIKIIPHRGLHIAFDRPGILLTGLRENYVMGIGSSTLTLANITVRKHSRRTLDLGCGCGYHALLAASHSGKVYASDINPRALDFTRFNAALNGFENIICVEGSLFEPFAGQVFDLIISNPPFVISPEKRYIYRDGGMAGDEFCRQIVKLAGNHLNEGGFLQMLCNWAEYEDTDWRETLSGWFANSGCDAWVIRSETRSIGTYASTWIKHTEKEDSLDFTGRFEEWLQYYKSLGIGSVGAGIVNMRKSSKEKNWFRPDEAPEKMLGPCGKNIEQGFKAFDYLFTADDETLLKTKFKLSDDARLERVSAPSPEGWADESIKLTLVKGLVYSGGIDPVMSNMLIKCDGEKPLGELLADISSSVNIPVANLQQGFCNMIREMVAKGFLYRA, from the coding sequence ATGAAGAATTTTCCAAGACTTAACGACAGAGATTATCCACGGCTCAAAAAACTGTTAAAAGAAGCGGCCTTTGTCGAGGAAAGTATTCTGAGCAGGATAGGCGTGCCCGATTTTCCCTCTCTTAAGGGTACAGATATGCCTGTCCTGCTGAAAAATACCGATTCCGGCTCGGCCCTTGACACACTGATCAGACTGTTTCTCATTGATGCGCCGTGTACTGAAGATACAGTCAGAAATACATTCGGGGCCATTGATATTGAAGTCCTGTGTGACGCCGGCATCCTGAGCATGACAGATGGAGGAATGATCGAGGCCGGCATTAAGATTATCCCTCACAGGGGCCTGCACATAGCTTTTGACCGGCCGGGCATACTCCTGACCGGGCTCAGGGAAAATTATGTCATGGGAATAGGATCAAGTACGCTCACCCTTGCTAACATAACAGTAAGAAAACACTCAAGAAGAACTCTCGACCTGGGCTGCGGCTGCGGCTATCATGCGCTCCTGGCCGCATCGCACAGCGGGAAGGTTTACGCATCCGACATAAATCCGAGGGCTCTTGATTTTACACGCTTCAATGCCGCCCTGAACGGTTTTGAGAACATCATCTGTGTTGAAGGTAGCCTGTTCGAGCCTTTCGCCGGACAGGTTTTCGACCTGATAATCAGCAACCCCCCATTTGTCATATCGCCTGAGAAGAGATATATCTACAGGGATGGAGGAATGGCTGGCGATGAATTTTGCCGGCAGATAGTAAAGCTTGCCGGGAATCATCTGAACGAAGGCGGATTTCTGCAGATGCTCTGCAACTGGGCCGAATACGAAGACACGGACTGGCGTGAGACGCTTTCAGGCTGGTTTGCAAATTCAGGCTGCGACGCATGGGTCATAAGGAGCGAGACAAGAAGTATCGGAACATACGCATCTACATGGATAAAGCATACCGAAAAAGAGGACAGCCTCGATTTTACCGGACGATTTGAAGAATGGCTCCAATACTACAAAAGCCTGGGAATCGGTTCAGTAGGAGCAGGCATTGTAAACATGAGGAAATCGTCCAAAGAAAAGAACTGGTTCAGGCCGGACGAGGCCCCTGAAAAGATGCTGGGGCCCTGCGGCAAAAATATCGAACAGGGATTCAAGGCATTTGATTACCTTTTCACGGCGGACGACGAAACGCTCCTTAAGACGAAATTCAAACTTTCGGATGACGCAAGGCTTGAAAGGGTCAGCGCTCCATCCCCCGAAGGCTGGGCGGATGAATCGATCAAACTGACACTCGTCAAAGGCCTTGTGTATTCCGGCGGGATCGACCCGGTCATGTCGAACATGCTCATTAAATGCGACGGCGAAAAACCCCTCGGAGAACTGCTTGCCGATATCTCTTCATCCGTCAACATCCCTGTTGCAAACCTTCAGCAGGGGTTCTGCAATATGATAAGGGAGATGGTGGCAAAAGGCTTTTTATACAGGGCGTAA
- a CDS encoding DUF3592 domain-containing protein codes for MAGKTTLEENLVFIIILGVVLAVTVGPVIWNHFKKSEVLGSGVETTARIIDVADTGRRHNTNPVVKIRLVVKAVEGDEYDAEITSPVSPVKLMEYKAGATVKVKYDPKDDKNVAIVDTGEKGQ; via the coding sequence ATGGCTGGAAAGACCACACTTGAAGAAAACCTTGTCTTTATAATTATCCTGGGTGTTGTGCTGGCCGTTACTGTGGGCCCTGTCATCTGGAATCATTTCAAGAAAAGTGAGGTGCTCGGTTCGGGTGTAGAGACAACAGCCAGGATTATCGATGTGGCTGATACCGGAAGGCGGCATAATACAAACCCTGTTGTTAAAATCAGGCTTGTTGTCAAGGCTGTGGAAGGCGATGAATACGATGCCGAGATAACCTCGCCCGTGTCTCCTGTCAAACTGATGGAATACAAAGCCGGGGCAACCGTAAAAGTCAAGTATGACCCGAAGGATGATAAGAATGTTGCAATTGTTGATACAGGCGAGAAAGGGCAATAG
- the tssI gene encoding type VI secretion system tip protein TssI/VgrG — MATFTQDKRIMDIETPLGKDVLILTGFSGTEGISSLFRYELEMVSEKNDIRFEDIIGKSVTVSMMLHDGNKRYFNGMISSFRQTRGAGGTDKHLQLAQYKAIMVPSFWILSRTTDSRIFQNMLPLEIIEKILTEKEIKNYRIDEKESYVKREYCVQYNETDLNFISRLMEHEGIFYFFEHENGKHTMVIADSAAAHKPCPGQERAQCQIGSSSLLERDYIMGLERTVDIRPDKYSTADFNFKMPSTDLKIENDTKLPIGPSGREIYEYPGYYETRKDGDTIANIRMQEEEAMITIISGSSRCRAFASGYRFELHDHYREDMNKKEYVITAIRHEAKEDVGAGGEKIDAKYENFFSCIPHEGTYRPQRKTPKPRVYGAQTAIVTGPRGEEIYTDEHGRVKVQFHWDREGKKDDKSSCWIRVGQVWAGQGWGAIWIPRIGQEVIVDFLEGDPDRPIITGSVYNGHQTPPYALPANATQSGIKTRSSKGGSDANYNEIRFEDKKGSEQIQVHAEKNMDTTVEADKTLEVGGNRKTHVKGSFTENIDSGETRQVDSGVKETINGGMNQKITGGETRTVTGGITETVDGGETRTINGGITETVVGDETRTISGAITEAIGGAVTQNIGGGMTINSPAGITINAPAGYTVVAPGGNTTVDSWFTKIGGKDEDLFAVQTAILSMQTTIAGLSTAMQATKIDVTGIALERCGVKSANEPLTFKQASTKLKSGAIGLYMYTLTLID, encoded by the coding sequence ATGGCAACATTCACGCAGGATAAAAGGATAATGGATATTGAAACGCCTCTGGGAAAGGATGTTCTTATCCTTACCGGATTTTCGGGTACCGAAGGGATATCAAGCCTGTTCAGATATGAACTTGAGATGGTATCGGAAAAAAACGACATCAGATTCGAAGACATCATAGGCAAGAGCGTAACCGTTTCAATGATGCTGCATGACGGCAACAAACGCTATTTCAACGGCATGATATCCAGCTTCAGGCAGACCCGCGGAGCAGGCGGAACCGACAAACATCTTCAGCTTGCGCAATATAAGGCGATTATGGTCCCTTCTTTCTGGATATTATCCCGCACGACTGATTCCAGGATATTCCAGAACATGTTGCCTCTCGAGATCATAGAAAAGATTCTGACGGAAAAAGAGATTAAGAACTACAGGATTGACGAGAAGGAATCTTATGTGAAGCGCGAGTATTGCGTCCAGTACAATGAAACCGACCTTAACTTCATATCCAGACTGATGGAGCACGAGGGCATCTTTTATTTCTTTGAACATGAGAACGGGAAGCACACCATGGTCATTGCCGATTCCGCGGCAGCCCATAAGCCGTGCCCGGGACAGGAAAGGGCGCAATGCCAGATAGGTTCAAGCAGCCTTCTTGAAAGAGACTATATCATGGGGCTTGAAAGGACTGTCGATATCAGACCCGACAAGTATTCAACGGCTGATTTCAATTTCAAGATGCCGTCCACCGACCTGAAGATTGAGAATGATACCAAATTGCCCATAGGCCCTTCCGGCAGGGAGATTTACGAATACCCGGGTTATTATGAAACCAGGAAGGACGGAGACACTATCGCGAATATCCGCATGCAGGAAGAGGAGGCGATGATTACGATAATTTCGGGCAGCAGCAGATGCCGGGCATTCGCTTCAGGATACCGTTTCGAGCTTCATGACCATTACCGGGAAGACATGAACAAAAAGGAATACGTAATTACAGCCATAAGGCACGAGGCGAAGGAAGATGTCGGCGCAGGAGGCGAAAAGATCGATGCAAAATATGAAAACTTCTTTTCCTGCATACCGCATGAGGGTACGTACAGGCCTCAAAGAAAGACCCCAAAGCCCAGGGTTTACGGTGCTCAGACAGCCATTGTCACAGGTCCACGAGGAGAAGAGATATATACCGACGAGCATGGCAGGGTGAAGGTTCAGTTCCATTGGGACAGGGAAGGAAAAAAGGATGATAAGAGTTCCTGCTGGATACGAGTCGGTCAGGTATGGGCGGGCCAGGGCTGGGGTGCGATATGGATTCCCAGGATAGGTCAGGAGGTAATAGTCGATTTCCTTGAAGGTGATCCCGACAGGCCCATAATTACCGGCAGCGTCTATAACGGTCATCAGACGCCCCCATATGCGCTTCCCGCGAACGCAACACAGTCAGGCATCAAGACGCGCAGCAGCAAGGGCGGGTCGGATGCGAACTATAACGAGATACGCTTCGAGGACAAGAAAGGCTCGGAGCAGATTCAGGTACATGCCGAGAAAAATATGGACACTACGGTAGAAGCCGACAAGACACTTGAAGTCGGCGGCAACCGCAAGACGCATGTAAAGGGAAGCTTTACCGAAAACATCGACAGCGGCGAAACAAGACAGGTCGATTCGGGGGTAAAAGAAACAATCAACGGCGGCATGAACCAGAAGATAACCGGAGGCGAGACCAGGACCGTTACCGGCGGAATAACCGAGACCGTGGACGGCGGAGAAACACGTACGATAAACGGGGGAATCACCGAAACCGTGGTCGGAGACGAAACAAGGACAATTTCAGGTGCGATAACTGAAGCAATCGGCGGGGCGGTTACCCAGAATATCGGCGGGGGCATGACCATAAACTCGCCCGCTGGAATTACCATCAACGCCCCGGCTGGGTATACTGTGGTAGCCCCGGGCGGTAACACGACAGTGGATTCCTGGTTCACCAAGATAGGCGGCAAGGATGAAGACCTTTTCGCGGTCCAGACCGCGATACTCTCCATGCAGACAACCATTGCAGGCCTGTCCACGGCCATGCAGGCCACCAAAATCGACGTGACAGGGATTGCCCTGGAAAGGTGCGGGGTCAAATCGGCCAACGAACCGCTAACGTTCAAGCAGGCTTCCACCAAGCTCAAATCGGGCGCGATTGGGCTTTACATGTATACACTTACTCTTATCGACTGA